Sequence from the Mytilus galloprovincialis chromosome 10, xbMytGall1.hap1.1, whole genome shotgun sequence genome:
attattttaagtgtgacacgggaacatttattttgacagatatCCAGTATTTACTGTTACCggaaaatattttacaataaaattcataatacatttttttctcttctttttttaaaggtgTGTTTCctgttttctgtatattttatctttttgtaGAAATATAGTTATACATTCCTTATagaacaaaaacatgttttcagccgatgagaaaaaaatccaatgcccaacaattattatagataaatattctatACCTTTGAAATTTCATCCCTTTACAGAACAGGTGAACTCTGACTTGGGTTATAATGTTACGTAACAATATATTGTCAGGTAGACGTGCAAACTAAAAGCAACTAGGTAACATTAAACATCCTGTCagtgtgtatacatgtattaccagagtttaaattttgtgatatataaaagttttaatagatgtacaaataaatatcttCTTTTAATTTCCCGTGTCAAATCAGAAGACGTATGTATCATAATAAACTTTAAGAACatataaaagatattcaaatatttatgtttccataattattttaaagaaatattatgattcaaatttaaattttatctaaatggatttttttttattattttataggaAATTCAACgagattttatcattatttttttttaattcaatattttaagctAAATCCCTGCATTCAGTGAATCGGTATAAAGTTTAACTCGTGTAAAAAAGTgttattgtatacatttaaacAGAGACGTCATATAATACGATTGCTCTGATTTCAACAATATTGTATACCCTATAAAATCTATCaacagagttatcggtcctgaatAGGACATATATAGTTTGGAATGTCTtacaggggtaaattcagtaaatacatatacgtcatcagggaccgcccatttaggggagagctttctgtataacactgaagtgatatgctcttctgattggtagataatttttgtaataaatattttttggcagatggatcaaaactagagttgaaaataaataaaaaataaatgctgaatgtactaattttttttactacagggttgaaaagtaatgggggtcagtataggaattcagtgcgaatctacattgtttgtaaacaaggccatgtgaatgcccaaaaatgccgcatgaccctatgtttttattagtgcaaaagatagggctacatttgtactttcatgaatgttatatgaaagtttccaatttctacaggtaaatcaggtataaatttaattccatacatagattagcattaaagtcaatgggagattttttactgaatttacccctataggaaaatattcactctttcactgtacttgtccgaGGCCACACAATTATCaacaaactcatttcctgtaaattttaatgtaatggaaggattttggaaccatttgaagttgttttttacacaaatttctatcttagctgcggctatccaggatgcactGAGTGTACTGTGAGAGGAAGCATGgggtatatggtaaaaatcagtttttgtgtgcagattcaaagaaacaatagaaattacactttaGAGTTATGgtatcaatgaaaggcataaatattctccccatttacatcacattttgcacatatttctcctcataatgtacataaaatcatatgaaaaaaaatagattacctccctttgaaacagtgattttttttagctgtgtttcccatgttaagttgtagaacaagtggtaaataagcactattctagtattttaacactcgaataatctgaccgcatgaaggtattaatttatttttacataacgcattgcgtttctttatttaaaaactatactagacaacttttcatgattacatgtccttcatctaggaaactagagttgaaatgtttgtaattggatttttatgttaaataattgcttttacaTATTCCAAATTGTtactttaatcttccaaatgcaaagtttggttatacttagtcttatttatttatatttggcacttttttctacttcagttctggctgtctagttttggcgaagaatccatcctgatgtttgggtaacaggaatttctgcagagtgattgtcaatgacattttgtgaactttacaagtaatcaaaacacagatttagtataatgaaacataattattgttttatttggtatcaaactgcttaaaaaagcctttaaaaagtctttttgtggtcttttcagggtatttaatcaaaaacttccatataaggaaaaatttaactaagagtacaccaagtctttagtttctgggtgtacttgcaatactggtcaaagcaaacacagaaaacaattcatatttattaaacatagtattttacaccattcttttaaaaaccgtcaatgtgcaactttatataccaaatatacattggccgcagtataggctgtagtataaattttgctctatctttacaaattcagcatatatgaatgttgtattgaaagtggaacttgaaaattggataccttacatgtttattaaacaaaaaagtgggaaaagaagtaaaaaaagtcccttataggggtaaattcagtatatacatatacgtcatcagggaccgcccatttaggggagagctttctgtataacactgaagtgatatgctcttctgattggtagataatgtttgtaataaatattttttggcagatggatcaaaactagagttgaaaataaatacaaaataaatggtgaatgtactaaatttttttactacagggttgaaaagtaatgggggtcagtataggaattcagtgcgaatctacattgtttgtaaacaaggccatgtgaatgcccaaaaatgccgcatgaccctatgtttttattagtgcaaaagatagggctacatttgtactttcatgaatgttatatgaaagtttccaatttctaaaggtaaatcagctatcaatttaattccatacatagattagcattaaagtcaatgggagattttttactgaatttactcctataggaaaatatgcactctttcactgtacttgtccaaggccacacaattaTCAACAAActcattttctgtaaattttaatgtaatggaaggattttggaaccatttgaagttgttttttacacaaatttctatcttagctgcggctatccaggatgcactGAGTGTACTGTGAGAGGAAGCATGgggtatatggtaaaaatcagtttttgtgtgcagattcaaagaaacaatagaaattacactttagagttatgatatcaatgaaaggcataaatattctccccatttacatcacattttgcacatatttctcctcataatgtacatcaaatcatatgaaaaaaaatggattacctccctttgacatagtgattttttttagctgtgtttcccatgttaagttgtagaacaagtggtaaataagcacttttctagtattttaacactcgaaTAATCTGACTGCATGAAGGTATTAacttatttttacataacgcattgcgtttctttatttaaaaactataccagacaacttttcatgattacatgtccttcatctaggaaactagtgttgaaatgtttgtaattggatttttatgttaaataattgcttttacaTATTCCAAATTGTtactttaatcttccaaatgcaaagtttggttatacttagtcttatttatttatatttggcacttttttctacttcagttctggctgtctagttttggcgaagaatccatcctgatgttggggtaacagaaatttctgcagagtgattgtcaatgacattttgtgaactttacaagtaattaaaacaaagatttagtataatgaaacataattgttgttttatttggtatcaaactgcttaaaaaagcctttaaaaagtctttttgtggtcttttcagggtatttaatcaaaaacgtccatataaggaaaaatttaactaagagtacaccaagtctttagtttctaggtgtacttgcaattctggtcaaagcaaacacaaaaaacaattgatatttattaaacatagtattttacaccattcttttaaaaacagtcaatgtgcaactttatataccaaatatacattggccgcagtatgggctgtagtataaattttgctctatctttacaaattcagcatttatgaatgttgtattgaaactggaacttgaaaattggataccttacatgttcattacaaaaaaaagtgggaaaagaagtaaaaaagtcccttacaTTGGTACCTGTGGATTTTGGATTTATCAAATCTAgatagtaaaatcattttttccATGCATAGAACTATGATTTTATGAAGATATAAACGTCCACTGTTGGTACTATAAGAACATATCCTGTGTACGCTGGTAACGTTTAGGTAAAGATTactaaattaaagaaaattattgagtcttttgtagacgaaacgcgagtctggcgtaaatactaaatttaaacctggtatctatgatgagtttatttacaaccactgggtcgatgccactgctggtggagttttaatacaccgagggtatcacaatcccagtagtcagcacttgtgctgacatgaattatcattgatatggtcatatttaataattaactgtttacaaaacttttgaatttttggaatactaaggcttttctacctcaggtatagattaccttagctgtattcggCAAACTTTTAGCAATGTTGGTcctcatgctcttcaacttcgtactttatttggcctttttaactttttgggattcgagcgtcactgatgagccttttgtagacgaaacgcgcgtctgacataaatagaaaatttaaacctggtatctatgagtttattTGCTTATGATGAAATTACAGCTGCTTTAAAAGGTACCCAGGTTGAATTTACCCCCGTCTTAAAGCATACGCAAGTTGCAGTTTTTGAAATCTTATGTACTAATAAAAGTTAATGCAGCTAATTAAACCTACTCAAGTTTGCATCGTGATCATGTCAGCACGCAGTCTTCACAAAGGTAAACAGGTAAACAATAATGATTTCAACTCAATATCAGCTTTACTTGGAATCAATATAAAGACAAGATTGAGTACTTTTCTTCATTCCAAGGTAACCCGGTTACTGTTTACCTTCTACAGCTCTTCATAGCTTgatgtttagtgtgagccaaggctctgtgttgaaggcagtaATGGTAATGTAATCTATAACTGCTTACTTTTACTATATTGTATCTTGAATGGAaatttgtgtcattggcactcaaaaCTCAtcctcttatttttattattacatgCATTTGTAATGTACTTTTTAAATCTGTGCACTGATTACTTTTTCCAGATCATATTGGAAAAATGTACGAGCATTCCAGTTACACCCTCGCTCTGTAATTGTGTTTCGAGGAAAGGATTATCTAGACTGTTACCGGTAAAAAGAACACCAAAAATTATGAAAGTTTTAAtcatacaaaattataataaaaaaaaaaattaacagtgcATCAGTGCTCTACAATCTAGATGATTCAGTTTTTGTAGTAGAAATATTGTCGTCGGTAGCAAAGGCTTGGTTGGAATAGGATTTACTtgggaaatatttgttttctttcctgaaaaaataataaacatttgtgTGAGAACACATAACCTAAAATCATACATAAGTTTCAAAGATAAAAATTATCTTGATgttcgttatttttgttaataaTCAAAATGTTCTAAAAGATTGATAATTTGTTCTTGTACAAATACTAGTGcaaaaaaaatacagataaatttACAACTAAATACGCCACAATGAAATATCAAGCTTTTGAAGTATCATTAGATTATTGGTAGTCAAATATGAATTTAATTAATTTGCTCACAaatgtttgttttagttttttataaaagcatttttataacaaaatgtatgTGAGGTAATAAACTTGAAGCATTGAACACACTTTGGTTCGGCCTTCAACGTAAAAGTTTCTTCGTCTTTTTCTGTATGCTAGTTTATTGTTTATAGGGGTCTTgttatttcttaaaacatatgGCTTTTAACGTGTTGTTTATTAATTGAGGCACATGTTGGTATGAATGCTAATACCATTGTTACATTTAGAAACACATAGCTCGATGCCGAATTAAAAAATTTTCATATTCATGGTAAAATACCTGCAAAAAAACTAAAGCTAGTCAAGACTTACTTTCCAAATTCTTTTCCATCTTGTATTGTTTCTGGAAGCTTGTGATTGAGTGTTTCTGGCAGTAGTAATGATAAAAGACCTGCGAGGACTGAGAACCCACCGAATATAACTAATGGTAAGGCTCTACCTAGATGACCATCCACAACTTTGctctttaattaaataaaatatgattgttataaatttatttgaaaaagatattggcgtgagccaaggctctatgttgaagaccgttctttgacctataattgtttactttttacacattgttgcTTGGGtcgagagttgcctcattggcacttataccaggcccgtagccaggaatttccaatgGTGGTCGATACAATCACACTCAACTTTTTTTAGTTACGATtcactttaacagtgcttatttgttttcaaaggaGTTTGGTACGAACCCCTCGAACCCCCTGTCTTTGGGTGTgcaaccacatcttcttatttctaaaaaGTAGAAATTTGTTGCTGTTCCAGATCTAAATTCACAGACACAAATGCTTCTAGAGTTACAATTCATGTTAATCTATTTGGAGACTGTCcaatttgtctttttcttttaagcATTGTTTGTCCGACATTCAAGCTGCTAACATACTAGTACTGTACTAGGACCATTTTGACTATAAAGTACTATTTGTATAACATAAGCTGTACCAATTTTACTAAATTGTGTGTgaatttcgacaatacatgtctcttcatttatgctcgaggccaaaatgaTTGAAATTGCAAGAGCTGATGAAATCGTAAAATACTTTTCTGTTTAAAAACCTAAATAATGAAACTGAGTAAATATGCAACAGACCTTGTGAGTAATAAATAAACTGAATTAAAATGAGCTATACAATGGAGTTTTATGGCTTACAACGTCAGCAATATATGGTGATACCATGCCTCCAATACGAGCACATGCTGAACTGGCACCCATACCAGCATTCCGGACAACTGTCGGGTAAATTTCTGCTGACCATACATAAATTACCGCAAACGCCGCAGCAATGCCAATTTTACCAATCATAGCTAACGTAACTGTTATTGGTTGTAAGCCTGCAGATGAAATTAATGTAGAGAAATATATTATTTGTTAGATTGAATTTAATCTGTACTAAGGTTTTAACGCAAGTTGATTAAATTTGTAACATGTTGACAATTTGTCAAGACAGTATTACTGTATCTATGGGATCCGATTGGTTGACGCAAAATTCTCTCTTCCCAGTATATTTTTGAGAGTGAGATGTTATACAAAGATTCCGATTTTCTACATAAAtacattcaattttcaaatttctaaaaGGAATTTAATTTGCATCATATAAATCGTATTTTTAATATACACAGTACAGAGTGTAACAGTGTTTCAATTTTCTTGTcaaaaaagatgatttaattatatctttaaaaatGCAATATCAGTAATATAAATAAGTCTTTATTAGCGTTTTTACTGTTGAACCACTATTTGTGAATCTGAATGAAAGGAGATATACACTATGTGTAAATTACAGCATTCTTCTTAATAGAAGGGCAAAAGATGCCAGAGGAACAGCCAAACTCGTAAATAATCCAGAGCTCAAAGACAAGTATCACtcaaacgaaaaatgaaaaataaaagaaaatcaaaacaattcaaagattgttttttattatatgatatgTTCCCTAGATAATACGTACTTTCGTCAGCATACAGCATGGTAAAAATAGTACATATACATGCTAAACCACCTCCAACAAAACAACTGACATGTAATTTCTTTCTTCCAACTCTGTCAAGAAACACCAGGCATAACGTATATGCTGGAAATTCTACCAGTCCCGAGAGAAAGAAGTTTAAATAAAAATCTCCACTCAGGTTTCCAGTATTCAAGGAGAGACCATAGTACCCCATACTGACTACCAACCTGAAAACGATGACAATAACATTTgagattggttttttttaataatatatttaaattgacCAACCAAAGCCAAATATACAATCTCATTATTTAGTacagaaataataatatataaaataacgtCATGGGttttatgaataattttattGTAGATCCTGTTATCTGTTTCACTGCAATAGTGTTCTTATTTGATTAATATCCATAGCTTTACCATAGAAATTGCTTATTGAACATCATTTACCCGAACTTTTATTATTTGCCTGTAGTATCACAATACCAAACAATTtattcattgatatattataaatatagcgGATTGTaaacgattttaatttttttttatacaaataaaatttattaattagTAGTTTAGCGgagaaactttttttctgaaacattcaTCATATTAGTAATATAAAAAGGAAAGTCTCTACTATTTAAAACAAACACGGCATATTTTGTAGTCTCATAATGtactgaaattacaaaaaaaatcacaatcgTTATGAAACCCTGAAATCATTAGAGTTACCAATTAAAGAAGATGATTAATGTTCTGATTAGAAGAACCCGATCAGTAAACAGATGCCAAACCCGTCCTGTTGTTGACTTGTCTGCTTCAAGATTCACCAATGCCTTTTCTGGTAAAGTAACGTTATTTCCTTTTGCAATTTGTCTGATAATCTTCTCAGCCTCCTCATGTCTTCCCTGTGATAACAGCCATCTCGGTGATTCAGGAACTAACCTATTGGGCAACAAGATATAACGGAACGgaagttaaaataaaatgaagtactttttttatcaaatttttgagCAATTTAAAATTTAGTATTAGGAGGAGATTTTTTGTTGACATAACGAAATAGTAAGCAAAACCAAGGGATGCTCATAACATATAAACATACAACGGAAAAGCATATGGCAAAATAATATTGCAAGATACAATGgtgattctctgttttttttagTAGATCTTTTAGATTTGTAACTTTGGATCTGTTTGTAGCACACTGATCTCATTTTAATCGCCTAGATGTAGGTAGTTTGACACTTACTCTGAGTTTCTTGGTTATAAAACTGTACTCAGTACTTATGGTACTTTGAGCTCGAAACACTtgtttgttttgttggtttttagtCTGAGAACAATAAacgtgctcgaaagttttatgaccgcaagctAGTTTTGGCCGGATGTGCGTAGCTAATTTGAGAAAGAAATAgaaatttggaaaaacttttcaaGGAGCTTTTGGAAGACCCagtaaataaataaacttattttatttgGATATCCAGCACAATGAGGAAAATCCAGCTTTTCACGTCGATTAAAAGGAAGGTTGAAAgaatatcaaaagacatatcaTTCTTTGGAATTATGCTTTTTAAAAGGTGACGTGGAAGTATATATTGGGTTTCTGAGTGAATTGTCAATAACAAGTCTACTATCAAAACATTTAAAGTCTAAtgtttacacaaaacaaaaaacaaaagcgtATTGTTCAGGGACaacaacatttttgttgttgatgtaGCAGGGCAGGTGTTTAGCAAATGAACTGAATATTTTGATGCTAATTGTATATGCAATTAATGCCCATTGAAACCCATTGAATTCAATTTCATACAGTTAACTTGCATATATTATATTCATGTGCATTTGAGTTTCATAAACACATGAAATCGCGTATCAATGTAAATCTTCAGAAAACACAAATatgaaagaaaacaatttattaGCAGTATTAGCTAAGAATATGATTAAGTTTTTAAAACCGATAAGTATTTTTGGCTTTAGTTCCATTTgcttttatatttacaaaacatatgtAGGATAACGTATA
This genomic interval carries:
- the LOC143048380 gene encoding organic cation transporter protein-like isoform X3; this encodes MVISVFLMGNPECRCALPGWSNDTFEIQNEAHRQMINLMIPDSTDETLRYSQCKLIKNNISVACNRWVYDKSIFKSTFTSEQNLVCTDELRTSHASMIFFGGVLAGAFGLGTLSDMIGRKKTLYMSSWLLLISTMAVAWAPSFWVFCVLRFIVGFSCAGLFMTAFVLGMEIVGPSKRVWAGVVIEYFFAIGLVVLAGIAYAIREWKYIEIAVSVPSVFFLLYWWLVPESPRWLLSQGRHEEAEKIIRQIAKGNNVTLPEKALVNLEADKSTTGRVWHLFTDRVLLIRTLIIFFNWLVVSMGYYGLSLNTGNLSGDFYLNFFLSGLVEFPAYTLCLVFLDRVGRKKLHVSCFVGGGLACICTIFTMLYADESLQPITVTLAMIGKIGIAAAFAVIYVWSAEIYPTVVRNAGMGASSACARIGGMVSPYIADVSKVVDGHLGRALPLVIFGGFSVLAGLLSLLLPETLNHKLPETIQDGKEFGKKENKYFPSKSYSNQAFATDDNISTTKTESSRL
- the LOC143048380 gene encoding organic cation transporter protein-like isoform X2; the protein is MHFDDLLVERLGEFGPYQKRTYFWLCLTSISAGFHMVISVFLLGTPEYRCALPGWSNDTFEIQNEAHRQMINLMIPDSTDETLRYSQCKLIKNNISVACNRWVYDKSIFKSTFTSEQNLVCTDELRTSHASMIFFGGVLAGAFGLGTLSDMIGRKKTLYMSSWLLLISTMAVAWAPSFWVFCVLRFIVGFSCAGLFMTAFVLGMEIVGPSKRVWAGVVIEYFFAIGLVVLAGIAYAIREWKYIEIAVSVPSVFFLLYWWLVPESPRWLLSQGRHEEAEKIIRQIAKGNNVTLPEKALVNLEADKSTTGRVWHLFTDRVLLIRTLIIFFNWLVVSMGYYGLSLNTGNLSGDFYLNFFLSGLVEFPAYTLCLVFLDRVGRKKLHVSCFVGGGLACICTIFTMLYADESLQPITVTLAMIGKIGIAAAFAVIYVWSAEIYPTVVRNAGMGASSACARIGGMVSPYIADVSKVVDGHLGRALPLVIFGGFSVLAGLLSLLLPETLNHKLPETIQDGKEFGKKENKYFPSKSYSNQAFATDDNISTTKTESSRL
- the LOC143048380 gene encoding organic cation transporter protein-like isoform X1 yields the protein MGNLKMNFDEILTTYLGEFGTYQKKIYFLLCLPSISAGFHMVVSVFLLGTPQYRCALPGWSNDTFEIQNEAHRQMINLMIPDSTDETLRYSQCKLIKNNISVACNRWVYDKSIFKSTFTSEQNLVCTDELRTSHASMIFFGGVLAGAFGLGTLSDMIGRKKTLYMSSWLLLISTMAVAWAPSFWVFCVLRFIVGFSCAGLFMTAFVLGMEIVGPSKRVWAGVVIEYFFAIGLVVLAGIAYAIREWKYIEIAVSVPSVFFLLYWWLVPESPRWLLSQGRHEEAEKIIRQIAKGNNVTLPEKALVNLEADKSTTGRVWHLFTDRVLLIRTLIIFFNWLVVSMGYYGLSLNTGNLSGDFYLNFFLSGLVEFPAYTLCLVFLDRVGRKKLHVSCFVGGGLACICTIFTMLYADESLQPITVTLAMIGKIGIAAAFAVIYVWSAEIYPTVVRNAGMGASSACARIGGMVSPYIADVSKVVDGHLGRALPLVIFGGFSVLAGLLSLLLPETLNHKLPETIQDGKEFGKKENKYFPSKSYSNQAFATDDNISTTKTESSRL